In Chitinivorax sp. PXF-14, a single window of DNA contains:
- a CDS encoding ATP-dependent helicase — MSPSAPVLQSKANPQQLEAILATDGPVLIIAGPGSGKTFTLVERIVYLITHKGVAPESLLVVTFTDKAARELTTRISNRLAELDIQFNLNEMYLGTFHSICLRLLEDYREFTRLKRSFTLFDQFDQQYFIYQHIKDFRALPDAELVMGDDQTGRWAQSENLLKWLNKVSEEALDATTLSAAPEPEVRALATCFAKYQELLHEHNSLDFSGIQYEALQLLEKHPEVLAQLREKLTHLMVDEYQDTNTIQERILLLLAGGRRNLCVVGDDDQGLYRFRGATIRNILEFPALFDDSQCKQVKLTVNYRSHPDIIRFYNEWMKEQVWDDGTRVFRFAKQIVPREDDFPDLPTAVRLAASDDKDDTTNWHAEVLAFLNGLKDSGQLSDWNQVAFLFRSVKNDKVVALARFLEAQGVPVFSPRSNMFFEREEIRLMIGALIFLFPQFPKVRAWAEGVTLPIWDFYDHQCFKPFIDELRKPENKPLLDWARPLAKRHAVLTQNTDYAFSGLFYQLLQFPLFSRFLTDEAVQGVDKGRAARNLGTFSKLLTKFEYLHFVSVLNPEWLEKNLRDLFNQFLRFLQDGGIGEYEDEAEYAPKGCVSFLTIHQSKGLEFPVVVCGSLEAVPRKQYGALDVLLEDGGYLSKERFEPLDHIKNFDFWRLFYTAFSRAQNLLVLAAQEKQGRGKSPSKYFERLFYELPRWRDVDLSALTYEAVKQINLKREYSFTSHITVFENCAEQYRFFKELEFAPIRESPMLFGTLVHQTIEDIHKTVLRGEEGTITFDAIKGWFSTNYAMLSKKERVYLAPSSQQAALLHVLRYYERENGHWDRIKEAEVEISLIKEQYILKGSVDLIRGEHDTVEIIDFKSEKKPDMEKDRDRLRQYQHQLEVYAHLVEERTGQKVSRMHLYYTGEDGGNPYVSFTKDDRAIGKTIARFDDIVARIERQDYQIAIRPAKLCLSCDMRAYCDNKNWKFRKND; from the coding sequence ATGAGCCCCAGCGCGCCCGTACTCCAGTCCAAGGCCAATCCACAGCAGCTTGAAGCCATTCTGGCCACCGATGGCCCGGTGCTCATCATTGCCGGGCCAGGATCGGGCAAGACCTTCACATTGGTCGAGAGGATCGTCTACCTCATCACCCACAAGGGAGTCGCCCCCGAGTCACTGCTGGTCGTCACCTTCACCGACAAGGCTGCGCGCGAACTGACCACCCGCATCTCGAACCGGCTCGCCGAGCTGGACATCCAGTTCAACCTGAACGAGATGTACCTCGGCACCTTCCACTCCATCTGCCTGCGGCTGCTGGAGGACTACCGGGAGTTCACCCGGCTCAAACGCAGCTTCACGCTGTTCGACCAGTTCGACCAGCAATACTTCATCTACCAGCACATCAAGGACTTCCGCGCACTGCCAGACGCCGAGTTGGTCATGGGCGATGATCAGACGGGCCGCTGGGCACAGTCGGAGAACTTGCTCAAGTGGCTCAACAAGGTCAGCGAGGAAGCGCTCGACGCAACCACACTCTCAGCTGCCCCCGAACCAGAAGTTCGTGCGTTGGCCACCTGCTTCGCCAAGTATCAGGAGCTGCTGCACGAGCACAATTCGCTGGACTTCTCAGGCATCCAATACGAGGCCTTGCAACTGCTGGAAAAGCACCCCGAGGTGTTGGCACAACTGCGTGAGAAGCTCACCCACCTGATGGTGGACGAGTACCAGGACACCAACACCATTCAGGAACGCATCCTTCTGCTCCTGGCGGGCGGGCGCCGCAATCTGTGTGTGGTGGGCGACGACGACCAGGGCTTGTACCGCTTTCGCGGTGCCACCATCCGCAACATTTTGGAGTTCCCGGCGCTGTTCGACGACAGCCAGTGCAAGCAGGTCAAGCTGACCGTTAACTACCGCTCGCACCCGGACATCATCCGCTTCTACAACGAATGGATGAAGGAGCAGGTATGGGACGACGGCACGCGCGTGTTTCGCTTTGCCAAGCAGATCGTCCCGCGTGAGGATGACTTCCCCGATCTGCCGACGGCGGTCCGGCTGGCCGCCAGTGACGACAAGGACGACACCACCAACTGGCACGCGGAGGTGTTGGCCTTCCTCAACGGGTTGAAGGACTCGGGCCAGCTTTCCGACTGGAATCAGGTCGCCTTCCTGTTCCGCTCGGTCAAGAACGACAAGGTCGTGGCACTGGCACGCTTCCTCGAAGCGCAGGGCGTGCCCGTGTTCTCGCCCCGCTCGAACATGTTCTTCGAGCGCGAGGAGATCCGCCTGATGATCGGCGCGTTGATCTTCTTGTTCCCTCAGTTTCCCAAGGTGCGGGCGTGGGCCGAAGGCGTCACGCTGCCCATTTGGGATTTCTACGATCACCAGTGCTTCAAGCCCTTCATCGATGAGCTGCGCAAGCCGGAAAACAAGCCACTGCTGGACTGGGCACGTCCGCTGGCCAAGCGCCACGCCGTGCTGACTCAGAACACCGACTACGCCTTCTCCGGCCTGTTCTATCAATTGCTGCAGTTCCCGTTGTTCTCGCGCTTCCTCACCGACGAAGCTGTGCAAGGCGTGGACAAAGGGCGCGCCGCGCGCAACCTTGGCACCTTCTCCAAGCTGCTCACCAAGTTCGAGTACCTGCACTTTGTCAGCGTGCTCAACCCCGAGTGGCTGGAAAAGAATCTGCGTGATCTGTTCAACCAGTTCCTGCGCTTCCTGCAGGACGGCGGCATCGGCGAATACGAGGATGAGGCCGAGTACGCACCCAAGGGCTGCGTCTCATTCCTGACTATCCACCAGTCCAAAGGGCTGGAGTTTCCGGTCGTGGTGTGCGGTTCGCTAGAAGCGGTGCCGCGCAAGCAGTACGGCGCGCTTGATGTGCTGCTGGAGGACGGCGGCTACCTTTCCAAGGAACGCTTCGAGCCGCTCGACCACATCAAGAACTTCGACTTCTGGCGGCTGTTCTACACCGCCTTTTCTCGCGCCCAGAACCTGCTGGTGCTGGCTGCGCAGGAAAAGCAGGGGCGCGGCAAATCGCCGTCGAAGTATTTCGAGCGCCTGTTCTACGAACTGCCCCGTTGGCGTGATGTTGATTTATCGGCACTGACCTACGAGGCAGTCAAGCAGATCAATCTAAAGCGCGAATACTCGTTCACCTCACACATCACCGTGTTCGAGAACTGCGCCGAACAATACCGCTTCTTCAAAGAGCTGGAATTCGCGCCTATCCGCGAGAGCCCGATGCTGTTCGGTACCTTGGTGCACCAGACCATCGAGGACATCCACAAGACCGTGCTGCGCGGCGAAGAAGGCACCATCACCTTCGATGCCATCAAGGGCTGGTTCTCGACCAACTACGCGATGCTGTCGAAGAAGGAGCGCGTCTACCTCGCGCCCTCCTCGCAACAAGCGGCGCTGCTGCATGTGCTGCGCTACTACGAGCGCGAGAACGGCCACTGGGACCGCATCAAGGAGGCCGAGGTCGAAATCTCGCTCATCAAGGAGCAGTACATCCTCAAAGGCAGCGTCGACTTGATCCGGGGTGAGCACGACACGGTCGAGATCATCGACTTCAAGTCGGAGAAGAAGCCCGACATGGAGAAGGATCGGGATCGCCTGCGTCAGTACCAGCACCAGCTGGAGGTGTATGCCCACCTGGTTGAGGAACGCACCGGCCAAAAGGTCAGCCGGATGCACCTGTACTACACCGGCGAGGACGGCGGGAACCCTTACGTTTCGTTTACTAAGGACGACCGCGCCATCGGCAAGACCATCGCGCGTTTCGACGACATCGTGGCGCGCATCGAGCGGCAGGACTATCAGATCGCTATACGCCCGGCCAAACTGTGCCTGAGCTGCGACATGCGTGCCTACTGTGACAACAAGAACTGGAAATTCAGGAAAAACGACTGA
- a CDS encoding helix-turn-helix transcriptional regulator, with amino-acid sequence MSDQPDEILTIDEVAAFLKAGKRTVYRLAASGKLPAFKLGGTWRFRRSDLDQWIASRVGKALVDDDEVEE; translated from the coding sequence ATGAGCGACCAGCCAGACGAGATCCTCACGATTGATGAGGTTGCTGCTTTCCTGAAGGCAGGCAAACGCACGGTCTATCGCCTGGCCGCCAGCGGCAAGCTCCCCGCATTCAAGCTTGGGGGCACGTGGCGGTTCAGACGCAGCGATCTGGATCAGTGGATCGCCAGTCGCGTCGGCAAGGCGTTGGTGGACGACGACGAGGTGGAGGAATGA
- a CDS encoding DUF3883 domain-containing protein has product MASNYEAICEENQRRYGTDIGRIGPMLLADRYDDRTHFIFELLQNAEDALSRRGDAPGPRKVTFELAPTRLWLSHFGRPFDEADVRGVCGIAESTKDKFSIGRFGIGFKSVYTFTDRPEIHSGDEDFVVESYVQPRRANRTERSTDETLIVLPLKSDDETARQEITAGFRHLGPGALLFLRHINEINWNVQGGASGVYLRSDPESLGPNVHRITVIGQETGKPEVDENWLVFHRDVFSGAQEKVGRVEVAFSLVAVKDAPSQWSVQPVAASPLVVFFPTVVPTNLGFLVQGPYRTTPSRDNIPRGEPWNQHLVKETSSLLVEAMRWMRDNAMLDTSALRCLPLGREKFPEGAMFAPIFETVRQALLNEPLLPRFDGGFVPASQAKLARTQELRELFSPEQIEVLFGSKASAWLTGDITPDRQPEIRTYLMQELGITEVTPATLVPRLSKGFLEAQSDNWVLKLYEFLSGQEAALRRSLDKIPLIRLVDGTHVVSRENGTAKAFLPSTIKTGFPTIRPAVCATVEARSFLISLGITEPDPVDDVVWNLLPKYQQETVDVADDDYAADIDRIRAAFSTDSKTQREKLLAALRKTTFVMVVDAGDGEGYVAKPGGIYIATDRLKQLFAGVPDVLIVDDRYACLRGEEMRELLEACGALRYPRPEKAPNEPHWSDRLKALRLQAGHAETSGYSDNVEDWMLQGFQDLLDHLPTLTPEQRVERARLIWESLGDLEERRGRGIFDGAYTWSHHGKYATSFPAAFLRNLNEASWVPDANGELMPPNLVVFDSLGWKTNPFLLTKIAFKPPIIDQLAKEAGIDPAALDLLRKLGITSVADLTSRLGITGAPPEDEASSGDASSDDVSTEAEADDTNPSDEDVYGDAEDLYGDGMPDIPPGTHDPDGGDGATSGTGRGGHGGAGTGTPRGGGQGNGGAPGGSGSHTGGGKGGGTSNGGQGKRAPGSAGGRPFISYLGTHPDDEEADPDGLDQAARMKIEDHAITLIISLEPGLQRTPEGNPGFDLFEVNGGGQPVRWVEVKSMTGSLENRPVGLSRTQFDYAHAKGDAYWLYVVEHATDAEKARVLRIQNPVGHARTFTFDKGWSQIARREPAESSQPEA; this is encoded by the coding sequence GTGGCGTCGAACTACGAAGCAATCTGCGAAGAAAACCAGCGGCGCTACGGCACCGACATCGGTCGGATCGGTCCAATGCTGCTCGCCGACCGCTACGACGACCGGACGCATTTCATATTTGAATTGCTGCAGAACGCGGAAGATGCGCTTAGTCGGCGTGGTGACGCGCCCGGGCCGCGCAAGGTCACGTTCGAATTGGCCCCGACCCGGCTGTGGCTCTCTCACTTCGGCAGGCCGTTCGACGAGGCTGACGTGCGCGGTGTGTGCGGCATTGCCGAAAGTACCAAGGACAAGTTCTCTATTGGCCGGTTCGGCATCGGCTTCAAGTCCGTCTATACCTTCACCGACCGCCCGGAAATTCACTCCGGCGACGAGGACTTTGTCGTCGAGAGCTACGTGCAGCCGAGGCGTGCGAATCGAACAGAACGTTCGACGGACGAGACGCTGATCGTCCTTCCTCTGAAGTCAGATGACGAAACCGCGCGACAGGAGATCACGGCGGGGTTCCGGCACTTGGGTCCAGGGGCGCTGCTTTTTCTGCGCCACATCAACGAGATCAACTGGAACGTCCAAGGCGGTGCATCGGGCGTCTATCTGCGCAGCGATCCAGAATCGCTCGGCCCCAACGTTCATCGCATCACGGTGATCGGCCAAGAAACCGGCAAGCCCGAAGTCGACGAGAACTGGTTGGTGTTCCACCGCGACGTGTTCTCTGGTGCGCAGGAAAAGGTTGGTCGGGTAGAGGTCGCGTTTTCTCTAGTCGCGGTTAAGGATGCACCGAGTCAGTGGTCAGTGCAGCCTGTGGCTGCTTCGCCCCTGGTGGTGTTCTTCCCAACGGTGGTTCCGACCAATCTCGGCTTTCTCGTGCAGGGGCCGTATCGAACAACGCCCAGCCGCGACAACATTCCACGCGGTGAGCCGTGGAACCAGCATTTGGTTAAGGAGACATCCAGTCTGCTGGTGGAAGCAATGCGCTGGATGCGCGACAACGCAATGCTGGACACCTCCGCCTTGCGCTGTTTGCCGCTCGGTCGAGAGAAGTTTCCCGAAGGGGCGATGTTCGCGCCTATCTTCGAAACTGTCCGACAGGCGTTATTGAACGAACCGCTTCTGCCACGTTTCGATGGGGGCTTTGTCCCGGCCTCACAAGCGAAACTGGCCCGCACGCAAGAGCTTCGTGAACTCTTCAGCCCGGAGCAGATCGAGGTACTGTTCGGCTCCAAGGCCTCAGCGTGGCTGACGGGCGACATCACCCCGGACAGGCAACCGGAGATTCGTACCTACCTAATGCAGGAACTGGGTATCACCGAGGTGACGCCAGCAACCCTGGTTCCGCGTCTGTCCAAGGGATTTCTCGAGGCCCAGTCCGACAATTGGGTGCTGAAGCTTTACGAGTTCCTGAGCGGCCAAGAAGCAGCCTTGCGCCGTAGCCTCGACAAGATTCCACTGATTCGCCTCGTCGACGGGACCCATGTTGTCTCCCGTGAAAACGGAACGGCCAAGGCATTTTTGCCCAGCACCATCAAGACCGGTTTCCCGACGATTCGCCCAGCGGTGTGTGCAACGGTCGAGGCACGCAGTTTCCTTATCTCTCTCGGCATCACCGAACCCGATCCGGTCGATGACGTAGTCTGGAACCTGCTTCCGAAGTACCAGCAAGAGACAGTCGACGTTGCCGACGACGACTACGCCGCCGACATCGACCGCATCCGTGCAGCATTCAGTACCGATTCGAAGACGCAACGGGAAAAGCTCCTCGCGGCGCTGCGCAAGACTACATTCGTGATGGTCGTTGATGCCGGCGACGGCGAGGGCTACGTCGCCAAACCGGGCGGCATCTACATCGCCACAGATCGCCTGAAGCAACTCTTCGCCGGTGTTCCGGATGTCTTGATCGTTGACGACAGATACGCCTGCTTGCGTGGCGAAGAAATGCGCGAATTATTGGAGGCTTGTGGTGCATTGCGCTATCCACGTCCGGAGAAGGCCCCAAATGAGCCGCACTGGAGCGACCGACTGAAGGCGCTTCGCCTGCAAGCGGGCCATGCAGAGACTTCGGGCTACAGCGATAACGTGGAAGACTGGATGCTGCAAGGCTTCCAAGACTTGCTTGACCATCTACCGACGCTCACGCCAGAGCAACGTGTCGAGCGTGCTCGCCTGATCTGGGAGAGTTTGGGCGACCTTGAGGAACGTCGCGGGCGCGGTATCTTTGATGGGGCGTACACGTGGTCGCACCACGGCAAATACGCTACGAGTTTTCCGGCGGCCTTCCTGCGCAACCTCAACGAGGCATCTTGGGTGCCCGATGCCAACGGCGAACTCATGCCACCGAACCTGGTGGTGTTCGATTCCCTCGGCTGGAAAACCAATCCCTTCCTGCTGACCAAAATCGCTTTCAAGCCGCCGATCATCGACCAGCTGGCCAAAGAAGCTGGTATCGATCCTGCCGCCCTCGACTTGCTGCGAAAGCTCGGCATTACCAGTGTGGCAGATCTGACCTCCCGGCTTGGGATCACTGGTGCACCTCCAGAGGACGAGGCTTCATCTGGCGATGCGTCGTCCGACGATGTTTCGACCGAAGCTGAGGCGGACGACACAAATCCATCTGACGAGGATGTCTACGGCGACGCGGAAGACCTGTATGGAGACGGGATGCCGGACATTCCGCCAGGAACGCACGACCCGGACGGCGGCGACGGCGCAACGAGTGGCACAGGGCGCGGCGGTCACGGTGGAGCTGGCACTGGGACGCCACGTGGCGGCGGTCAGGGGAACGGCGGGGCACCCGGTGGCTCTGGTAGCCACACCGGTGGTGGCAAGGGCGGTGGAACCAGCAATGGGGGACAGGGAAAACGGGCGCCGGGTTCTGCTGGCGGAAGGCCGTTCATTTCCTACCTCGGCACCCATCCCGACGACGAGGAAGCCGATCCAGACGGCCTTGATCAGGCCGCACGGATGAAGATTGAGGATCACGCCATTACCCTGATCATTTCGCTCGAACCCGGGTTGCAACGCACACCGGAGGGCAACCCGGGTTTTGATCTATTTGAAGTCAACGGCGGCGGCCAGCCAGTTCGTTGGGTCGAGGTCAAGTCGATGACGGGCAGTCTGGAAAACCGACCCGTGGGTCTTTCCCGCACGCAGTTCGACTATGCCCACGCGAAAGGGGATGCGTACTGGCTGTACGTGGTCGAGCATGCGACCGATGCAGAGAAGGCACGGGTTCTCAGGATTCAGAACCCTGTTGGCCACGCGCGGACGTTCACGTTCGACAAAGGCTGGAGCCAGATCGCGCGACGGGAACCAGCAGAATCGTCTCAACCGGAAGCCTGA
- a CDS encoding plasmid partitioning protein RepB C-terminal domain-containing protein, with product MSRPPLGFIPDPLTLPLDRILPSRKTPEGLHTSRKFKQIMASMEAVGLIEPLSVGKADKVTGQHILLDGHMRLLALRQLGYADAPCLIATDDESYTYNNRINRISSIQEHHMLRRAVERGVTPDRLAKALNVDVSQIHKKVSLLDGICPEAVEMLKDLHFAANLGSVLRKMKPTRQVECIELMLTANNMTVAYAEALLAATPPPLLVGETKPRKLRGVTADQMAKMEREMGNLQGQLKLVEKSYGQDVLLLVLARGYLSKLIDNKAVFRFLSQRQPDVLAEFENIVQTVTLDGK from the coding sequence ATGAGTCGGCCCCCGCTGGGCTTCATACCCGATCCTCTGACACTTCCGCTGGATCGCATCCTGCCGTCGCGCAAGACGCCGGAGGGCTTACATACCTCGCGCAAGTTTAAGCAGATCATGGCCTCGATGGAGGCGGTCGGCCTGATCGAGCCCCTGAGTGTAGGCAAGGCCGACAAGGTGACTGGCCAGCACATTCTGCTCGACGGGCACATGCGATTACTGGCGCTACGACAGCTCGGCTACGCCGACGCGCCGTGCTTGATCGCCACCGACGACGAAAGCTACACCTACAACAATCGGATCAATCGCATCTCGTCCATTCAGGAGCACCACATGCTCCGGCGTGCTGTCGAGCGTGGCGTCACGCCCGACCGGCTGGCCAAGGCGTTGAACGTGGACGTCAGCCAGATCCACAAGAAGGTGAGTCTGCTCGACGGCATCTGCCCGGAGGCGGTCGAGATGCTGAAGGATCTGCACTTCGCCGCCAATCTCGGCTCGGTGCTGCGCAAGATGAAACCCACGCGGCAGGTCGAGTGCATCGAACTGATGCTCACTGCCAACAACATGACGGTCGCCTACGCCGAGGCCTTGCTCGCGGCTACACCACCGCCACTGTTAGTCGGCGAAACCAAACCAAGGAAGCTGCGGGGCGTCACCGCCGATCAGATGGCGAAAATGGAGCGCGAAATGGGAAACCTGCAAGGGCAACTGAAGCTTGTCGAGAAATCCTACGGACAAGACGTGCTGCTGCTCGTATTGGCGCGCGGCTACCTCAGCAAGCTGATCGACAACAAAGCGGTGTTCCGCTTCCTGTCGCAGCGCCAGCCCGACGTGCTGGCCGAATTCGAGAACATCGTCCAGACGGTGACGTTGGACGGCAAATGA
- a CDS encoding plasmid partitioning protein RepB C-terminal domain-containing protein: protein MTKPHHATDLQMIPVDQIAVLNPRDRNGRVFEEIVGNIKTLGLKKPVTVTPRDDLEDGKRYLLICGEGRLKAFKSLGEKEIPALVVTVNDEDAFIMSLTENIARRKYSALELLMSIEQLSQQGYDKRVIAQKTGLSLDYIKGILLLFEKGEERLLAAVEAGRVPLNVAITIAGASDEEAVQAALQDAYESGQLRGGQLMQARRVLQRRSALGKTLAHRPARKGASVTTSSLVRNYQHEVERQKLMIKKAEFTQQRLLFVIEALRQLLADEHFSNLLRAEGLDTLPKQLAERVWAGGHAA from the coding sequence ATGACGAAACCACACCACGCCACCGACCTGCAGATGATCCCGGTCGATCAGATCGCCGTGCTCAACCCGCGCGACCGCAATGGACGTGTGTTCGAGGAGATCGTCGGCAACATCAAGACCCTCGGCTTGAAGAAGCCGGTCACTGTCACGCCGCGTGACGATCTGGAGGACGGCAAGCGCTACCTGCTGATCTGCGGCGAGGGAAGGCTCAAGGCGTTTAAGTCGCTCGGTGAGAAGGAGATTCCGGCACTGGTCGTTACGGTCAACGACGAAGACGCCTTCATCATGAGCCTGACCGAGAACATCGCCCGCAGGAAATACAGCGCGCTGGAATTGCTGATGAGCATCGAGCAGTTGAGTCAGCAGGGCTACGACAAGCGCGTCATCGCACAGAAGACCGGCCTGAGCCTCGACTACATCAAAGGCATCCTGCTCCTGTTTGAGAAAGGCGAAGAACGTCTGCTCGCCGCCGTCGAGGCCGGACGGGTTCCGCTCAACGTCGCCATCACCATCGCGGGCGCCAGCGACGAAGAAGCGGTGCAGGCCGCGTTGCAGGACGCCTACGAAAGCGGCCAACTACGTGGCGGGCAGCTGATGCAGGCCCGGCGCGTGCTGCAGCGTCGCAGCGCCCTGGGCAAGACGCTGGCCCACCGGCCTGCGCGCAAGGGAGCATCCGTCACGACGTCCAGCCTGGTGCGCAACTACCAACACGAGGTCGAACGACAGAAGCTGATGATCAAGAAGGCTGAGTTCACGCAGCAGCGCCTGTTGTTCGTGATCGAGGCGCTACGTCAGTTGCTGGCCGACGAGCATTTCTCCAACCTGCTGCGCGCCGAAGGACTGGACACCTTGCCCAAGCAACTGGCCGAACGGGTCTGGGCCGGAGGCCACGCGGCATGA
- a CDS encoding recombinase family protein: MQEIEPPPHPPGSGPVFRAAQYVRMSTEHQQYSTENQGDKIREYAARRNIEIVRTYADEGKSGLRIDGRQALQQLIADVQAGTTDFQIILVYDVSRWGRFQDADESAYYEYICRRAGIQVAYCAEQFENDGSPVSTIVKGVKRAMAGEYSRELSAKVFAGQCRLIELGFRQGGPAGYGLRRVLIDQSGSVKGLLSRGEHKSLQTDRVILQPGPDVEVAVVNQIYRWFVEDGLFESEIADRLNTKVIVTDLGRAWTRATVREVLSNEKYIGNNVYNRRSFKLKKTRVVNNPEMWIKKEGAFEGVVPPELFYTAQGILRERAHRFSNDELIEKLRRLFQQHGYLSGLIIDEAEGMPSAAAYAHRFGSLIRAYQTVGFTPDRDYQYLEVNQFLRRLHPEIVGQTERMIAEAGGVVVRDPATDLLTVNREFTVSLVLSRCQLLDNDRRRWKVRFDTSLTPDITVAVRLDETNQAALDYYLLPRLDFGNSGIHLADHNGLELESYRFDSLDYLYGMAERSRIRRAA; encoded by the coding sequence ATGCAAGAAATCGAACCTCCTCCACACCCACCGGGGTCGGGCCCGGTGTTTCGGGCTGCGCAATACGTGCGGATGTCCACCGAGCACCAGCAGTATTCGACGGAGAACCAGGGCGACAAAATCCGCGAGTACGCCGCCCGGCGCAACATCGAGATCGTCCGCACCTACGCCGACGAGGGTAAGAGCGGGCTGCGCATCGACGGGCGGCAGGCACTCCAACAACTGATCGCCGACGTGCAGGCAGGCACGACCGATTTCCAGATCATCCTGGTCTACGACGTGAGCCGCTGGGGGCGCTTCCAGGACGCGGACGAGAGCGCCTACTACGAGTACATCTGCCGCCGCGCAGGAATCCAGGTCGCCTACTGCGCCGAGCAGTTCGAGAACGACGGCTCGCCCGTGTCCACCATCGTCAAGGGCGTCAAACGTGCAATGGCGGGCGAATACAGCCGTGAACTGTCGGCGAAGGTGTTCGCAGGCCAGTGCCGCCTAATCGAACTCGGCTTCCGCCAGGGCGGGCCTGCGGGCTACGGGCTGCGCCGTGTGCTGATCGACCAGTCCGGGTCGGTGAAGGGGCTGCTTTCGCGCGGCGAGCACAAGAGCCTGCAGACCGACCGCGTGATCTTGCAGCCTGGCCCCGACGTGGAAGTCGCCGTCGTCAACCAGATCTACCGCTGGTTCGTCGAGGATGGTCTGTTCGAGTCGGAGATCGCCGACAGGCTCAACACCAAGGTCATCGTCACCGATCTGGGCCGGGCGTGGACACGGGCCACCGTGCGCGAGGTGCTATCCAACGAAAAGTACATAGGCAACAACGTCTACAACCGGCGCTCCTTCAAGCTCAAGAAGACGCGTGTGGTGAACAACCCGGAGATGTGGATCAAGAAGGAAGGCGCGTTCGAAGGCGTCGTGCCGCCGGAGCTGTTCTACACCGCGCAGGGCATCCTGCGTGAGCGTGCACACCGCTTCAGCAACGACGAGCTGATCGAGAAGCTACGCCGCCTGTTCCAGCAGCACGGCTACCTCTCCGGCCTGATCATCGACGAGGCCGAAGGAATGCCCTCGGCGGCGGCCTACGCGCACCGCTTCGGCAGTCTGATCCGCGCCTACCAGACGGTGGGTTTCACGCCGGATCGGGACTACCAGTATCTGGAAGTCAACCAGTTCCTGCGCCGTCTGCACCCGGAGATCGTCGGCCAGACCGAGCGGATGATCGCCGAGGCCGGCGGCGTGGTCGTGCGTGATCCGGCGACCGACCTGCTCACGGTCAACCGAGAGTTCACCGTCTCGCTCGTGCTCTCGCGCTGCCAGTTGCTCGACAACGACCGCCGCCGCTGGAAGGTACGTTTCGACACCAGTCTGACGCCCGACATCACGGTTGCCGTCCGGCTCGATGAGACCAATCAAGCCGCGCTGGACTACTACCTACTGCCCCGGTTGGACTTTGGGAACTCGGGCATCCATCTGGCCGATCACAACGGCCTCGAACTCGAGAGTTACCGCTTCGACAGCCTGGACTACCTCTACGGCATGGCCGAGCGCAGCCGCATCCGGAGGGCCGCATGA
- a CDS encoding HNH endonuclease signature motif containing protein, with protein sequence MTAPSLPTIKTLFARSKNQCAFPGCAAPIAESSGTVTGEVCHIRALNAGGPRYDPNQTQEERNAATNLILMCGRHHKIIDTETEAFTVGRLQSIKHDHEEKGVAEISPAAARIAQQLQASCGDVTIVGNSGNVAIQSPGAIQAHTVTIKNTKSKGPSIQPPPSSIGAAQAKVAYCQHLIDRYQEYQKADKTGKSDFKYMAIHQALKRKFGTSWKLLGEERFDEVVAFLHQRIDATILGKLNRGKGRPNYSAFENWRS encoded by the coding sequence ATGACCGCACCTTCGTTGCCAACCATAAAGACTTTGTTTGCGCGCTCGAAAAATCAATGTGCATTCCCAGGGTGTGCCGCGCCGATTGCGGAAAGCAGTGGAACGGTGACCGGAGAGGTCTGCCACATTCGAGCGTTGAATGCCGGCGGCCCCCGATACGACCCGAACCAAACGCAGGAGGAGCGCAATGCAGCAACGAATCTCATTTTGATGTGCGGCAGGCACCACAAGATTATCGATACCGAAACGGAAGCATTTACCGTTGGCCGATTGCAGTCCATTAAGCATGACCATGAAGAAAAAGGTGTCGCGGAAATATCACCGGCTGCCGCGCGTATTGCTCAACAACTCCAGGCCAGCTGTGGCGACGTAACCATCGTCGGTAATAGTGGCAATGTGGCCATCCAGAGCCCGGGAGCTATTCAGGCTCACACCGTCACTATCAAAAACACCAAATCCAAAGGCCCATCGATTCAGCCGCCCCCGAGTTCAATTGGCGCGGCGCAGGCAAAGGTTGCCTACTGCCAGCATCTGATCGACCGCTATCAGGAGTATCAGAAGGCGGATAAAACCGGGAAGTCCGATTTCAAGTACATGGCCATTCACCAGGCACTCAAGCGAAAGTTCGGCACCTCGTGGAAATTGCTCGGGGAAGAGCGTTTTGACGAAGTCGTTGCCTTCCTGCATCAGCGGATCGATGCCACGATCCTTGGCAAGCTGAACCGAGGGAAGGGGCGGCCGAACTACAGCGCGTTTGAGAATTGGCGTAGCTGA